Proteins from one Leptospira johnsonii genomic window:
- a CDS encoding RelA/SpoT family protein has product MGFIKAPATKEMLLEGVRETMGPEALEMIEKAYKVSEDSHQGQFRLSGEPYIVHPLQVGFILYELGLDEKVISAGILHDVIEDTKYTREDMVRDFGTEITQLVEGVTKISQIKSQSKETEAAENIRKIIIATIQDIRVILIKLADKTHNMRTLSFQPPEKQRRIANETLSLYAPIAGRLGIYSVKSELEDLAFQVIFPEEYQDIKKRISAKKSEREDYIEKLQLILKQRLAEIQINANVEGRAKHFFSIYRKMKTKEKTFDEIFDLRAIRIVTDEIKDCYGVLGIVHTLWSPVPGRFKDYIATPKTNMYQSLHTTVIGPDGKPLEVQIRTAEMNAIAEFGIAAHWVYKEGKTHANERHLTVKWLEVLQTWQDSSLDPKEFLEELKYDLHEDEVFVFTPKGEIIQLPKGATVLDFAFRIHTDVGLHCKGAKINGRMIPLRTELRSGDQVEVVIDKRSKPSPIWLRIVKTPSARQKLRAYFRKLREETSKDLAQGAESAAELTLNAEVLEELKRKPSEKVSKQTHQQGQAAGGKILVAGLRDIPVRLSGCCSPLPGDQIIGFVTRGRGVSVHKKNCSVALKQREEEQLRQITVDWDYGQTEPVPVRVEVKAKDRQGIYLEMVKSISGTQTNILEAGASTVQKDTLMARFMIEVEHLDQLKEILGNLKRIPDVVFAHRVK; this is encoded by the coding sequence ATGGGATTTATTAAGGCTCCTGCCACCAAAGAAATGTTGCTCGAAGGAGTTCGAGAAACCATGGGCCCTGAGGCCTTGGAAATGATCGAAAAGGCATATAAGGTTTCGGAAGATTCCCACCAAGGGCAGTTCCGTCTTTCCGGCGAACCTTATATAGTTCACCCTCTTCAGGTTGGATTTATTTTATACGAGTTAGGTCTGGATGAGAAAGTAATCTCTGCAGGTATTCTTCATGATGTGATCGAAGACACAAAATACACAAGAGAAGATATGGTCCGTGATTTCGGAACGGAGATCACTCAACTTGTGGAAGGTGTGACTAAAATTTCTCAGATCAAAAGCCAGTCCAAAGAGACTGAAGCTGCGGAGAATATCCGAAAGATCATCATCGCCACTATCCAGGACATTCGGGTCATTCTGATCAAACTTGCCGACAAGACCCATAATATGAGGACTCTTTCTTTCCAGCCTCCTGAAAAGCAGAGAAGGATCGCTAATGAAACTCTTTCCTTATATGCACCTATCGCTGGAAGGTTGGGTATCTATTCCGTAAAATCTGAGTTGGAAGATCTAGCATTCCAAGTCATCTTTCCGGAAGAATACCAGGACATTAAAAAAAGGATCAGCGCCAAAAAATCGGAAAGAGAAGATTATATAGAAAAATTGCAGCTAATCCTGAAACAGAGGCTCGCAGAAATACAGATCAACGCGAATGTAGAGGGAAGAGCAAAACATTTCTTCTCCATCTATCGTAAGATGAAAACGAAGGAAAAGACCTTCGACGAAATTTTCGATCTAAGAGCCATCCGTATCGTTACCGACGAGATCAAGGATTGTTACGGAGTACTCGGAATCGTGCATACACTTTGGTCTCCTGTACCCGGTAGATTTAAGGATTATATCGCAACTCCAAAAACGAATATGTACCAATCACTTCATACTACTGTGATCGGTCCCGATGGAAAACCTTTGGAAGTCCAGATCCGAACTGCAGAGATGAACGCAATCGCCGAATTCGGGATCGCGGCTCACTGGGTATACAAGGAAGGTAAGACCCATGCCAATGAAAGACATCTAACCGTGAAGTGGTTGGAAGTTTTACAAACCTGGCAGGATTCTTCTTTAGATCCGAAAGAATTTTTGGAAGAGCTTAAATACGACCTTCATGAGGACGAGGTATTCGTTTTCACTCCTAAAGGAGAAATTATACAACTTCCTAAAGGTGCAACCGTCCTGGATTTCGCATTCAGGATCCATACGGATGTAGGTTTGCATTGTAAGGGAGCAAAGATCAACGGTAGAATGATCCCTCTTCGTACTGAACTACGCAGTGGAGATCAGGTCGAAGTTGTCATAGACAAAAGATCTAAACCTTCTCCTATTTGGCTTCGAATCGTTAAAACTCCTTCTGCTAGACAAAAGTTACGCGCTTATTTCAGAAAACTGAGAGAAGAAACCAGCAAGGATTTGGCGCAAGGTGCGGAGAGTGCGGCGGAGCTTACTCTGAACGCGGAAGTATTAGAAGAACTCAAACGTAAACCTTCCGAAAAAGTTTCTAAACAGACTCATCAGCAAGGCCAAGCAGCCGGCGGAAAAATTTTAGTCGCTGGTTTAAGAGATATTCCTGTTCGTCTTTCCGGTTGTTGTTCTCCTCTTCCGGGGGACCAGATCATCGGTTTCGTGACGCGAGGAAGAGGTGTTTCCGTTCACAAAAAGAACTGCAGTGTTGCATTAAAACAAAGAGAAGAAGAACAACTCAGGCAGATCACAGTGGATTGGGATTATGGACAGACGGAACCCGTGCCTGTTCGAGTAGAAGTGAAGGCAAAGGATCGTCAGGGAATTTACTTGGAGATGGTAAAAAGTATCTCCGGGACCCAGACAAATATCTTGGAAGCAGGAGCTTCTACAGTGCAAAAGGATACATTGATGGCCCGCTTCATGATAGAAGTGGAACATTTGGACCAATTGAAGGAGATCCTAGGCAACTTAAAACGGATCCCGGACGTGGTCTTTGCACATAGGGTTAAATAA
- a CDS encoding flagellar basal body-associated FliL family protein, with protein sequence MDRKLKRVLLIVGIVILFLIGARNILFSGAYFLARFIASNQYKQDPSQDLKDQVYYKFKDSFRINSKDSKSIKFKLAFAYGPNQPKLEKELTERTTQIRSIVNLIVASKISEEFQSIPSQIDLKEEIQATTNHILSDGQISAVLISDIEIR encoded by the coding sequence ATGGACCGAAAACTCAAACGAGTGCTTCTGATCGTAGGTATTGTAATTTTATTCCTAATTGGTGCACGTAATATTCTTTTTTCTGGTGCGTATTTCTTGGCGAGGTTTATCGCTTCTAACCAATACAAACAAGATCCAAGTCAGGATTTAAAAGACCAAGTCTATTATAAGTTTAAAGATTCTTTTAGGATCAACTCCAAAGATTCAAAATCAATAAAATTCAAATTGGCATTTGCATACGGACCGAACCAACCTAAATTAGAAAAAGAGTTAACCGAAAGAACTACTCAGATACGTTCCATAGTGAATCTGATTGTAGCCTCTAAAATTTCGGAAGAATTTCAAAGTATTCCGTCTCAAATAGATCTAAAAGAAGAAATACAGGCCACAACAAATCATATCCTAAGCGACGGCCAAATTTCTGCAGTTCTCATCTCCGATATAGAAATTAGATAA
- a CDS encoding Fur family transcriptional regulator, translating to MNKDRETEILKTVDDSIRMEMKTFSDYLQKKGLKITNQRMLVAERIFSLHNHFTAESLLEEFKDQRDKISKATIYRILSIMVEAKLLQEHNFGQDYKYYEHIIGHTHHDHIICGDCGKIVEFIDERIEQLQEQAAANNGFKITGHSLNIYGSCLDPNCPNKK from the coding sequence ATGAATAAAGACCGAGAAACTGAAATTTTGAAAACCGTAGACGATTCCATCCGGATGGAGATGAAAACTTTTTCTGACTACTTACAGAAGAAGGGACTGAAAATCACCAACCAAAGGATGTTAGTCGCAGAACGTATTTTCTCCCTGCACAATCACTTCACTGCGGAAAGTCTCTTGGAAGAATTCAAAGACCAGAGGGATAAAATTTCCAAGGCCACCATTTACAGGATACTCTCCATCATGGTAGAAGCTAAGTTATTGCAAGAGCATAACTTCGGCCAGGATTATAAGTACTACGAACATATTATTGGTCATACCCATCACGATCATATCATCTGTGGAGACTGCGGAAAAATCGTCGAATTCATCGACGAAAGGATCGAGCAATTGCAAGAGCAAGCAGCTGCAAACAACGGATTTAAGATCACAGGTCATAGCCTGAATATTTACGGTTCTTGTTTGGATCCGAATTGCCCGAACAAAAAATGA
- the tgt gene encoding tRNA guanosine(34) transglycosylase Tgt yields the protein MIFRSRVSDPNSFARTGTLNLNGIEIPTPVFMPVGTRGAVKSLDSDDLDELGYELILGNTYHLYLRPGTEVLEKFGGLKNFVSYKKALLTDSGGFQVFSLNSLVKFKQEGVEFRSHIDGSPHFFTPEKVIDIQRAIGSDIMMVLDDCPPGDGTVSRIKDALDRTHRWAEEAVNYWEKDKRNQFLFGIFQGGTNLDLRLESLEKIRSLPFSGIAIGGLSVGEPRPDFIRTMEGISSFTDRTRPLYLMGVGTVPDILEGVRNGVDMFDCVLPTRNARNGQVFTSRGKVNLRNEKWKFSDEPMDPECECKVCKRYSIGYIRHLHHVKELSAFSLSTYHNLYFMKKFMKELRHSIEVGNFSEFFVKWKNLYERAEISR from the coding sequence ATGATCTTTAGATCTAGGGTTTCAGATCCAAATTCTTTTGCTCGCACCGGAACCTTAAACCTTAATGGAATTGAAATTCCGACACCTGTATTCATGCCTGTGGGCACAAGGGGTGCAGTCAAATCCTTGGATTCTGACGACTTAGATGAGTTAGGTTACGAACTTATCTTAGGAAATACCTATCATCTTTATCTTCGCCCAGGCACTGAGGTTCTCGAAAAATTCGGCGGGCTCAAAAACTTTGTTTCTTACAAAAAAGCTCTACTCACCGACAGCGGCGGCTTTCAAGTTTTCAGTCTGAATTCTCTTGTGAAATTCAAACAAGAAGGAGTGGAGTTCCGTTCTCATATCGACGGGAGTCCTCATTTTTTCACTCCAGAGAAAGTGATCGATATCCAGAGAGCGATAGGTTCCGACATTATGATGGTTTTGGATGATTGTCCTCCTGGAGACGGAACTGTTTCTCGGATCAAAGATGCTCTGGATCGGACTCATCGTTGGGCAGAAGAAGCAGTGAATTATTGGGAGAAAGACAAACGTAATCAATTTCTCTTCGGAATTTTCCAGGGTGGGACCAATTTAGATCTAAGATTGGAGAGTTTGGAGAAGATCCGCTCGCTTCCGTTCTCCGGAATTGCGATCGGAGGTCTCTCAGTGGGAGAACCTAGACCGGATTTTATCCGAACTATGGAAGGAATTTCCTCCTTCACCGACAGGACTAGGCCATTATATCTGATGGGAGTCGGTACTGTTCCGGATATTTTGGAAGGGGTTCGAAACGGAGTGGATATGTTTGACTGTGTTCTTCCCACACGCAACGCTAGAAACGGCCAAGTATTCACTTCTCGAGGAAAAGTGAATCTCAGAAATGAAAAATGGAAGTTCTCAGATGAGCCGATGGACCCGGAATGCGAATGTAAAGTGTGTAAAAGATACAGTATTGGGTATATTCGACACCTACATCACGTGAAAGAGCTAAGCGCTTTCTCCTTGAGCACGTACCATAATCTGTATTTTATGAAAAAGTTCATGAAGGAACTCAGACATTCTATCGAAGTTGGAAATTTCAGTGAGTTTTTCGTTAAATGGAAAAATTTGTACGAAAGAGCGGAAATTTCTCGTTGA
- a CDS encoding lipoprotein LipL71, producing the protein MKTFRAISFPSLVLGVLGFLVACGSELPVKELAEAKTAITRAKEAGAERYASGEFEEARKSLLTAHEKASNEDLGETKKSAEYAKSKAYDALEKSYPQLTEESKTQANTSINEADEAYASQLAAEPYNNAVELKKEGDTLRDNADRTLESYPKESGDDAKLKTRLAAFDQYEQSNKKYLESKKAATDAKSLALSQKQQLIDSLADIEKNLDDADRYAGGQDPEVAGTRERLNAAKAKIDEGKIKEGYSEVDDIRKKSAELVAKNIQSYALKKKAEAKDSIGKAKDKLSTIDQSKLKSSKDLQTSYQRADENLKAADESLASAEELYSSEKYEDSIGRSEEAIRLSRIVVDQSDDIAERLRTGSSVAGRKGDGGDSTSSTKKGEDTSTSSSGELPEGWKKYVVRKKIPADCLWRISAYKQHYGTSKLWKRIYDANRNKIKNPNLIYPKQVLLIPPAKGSTKFDPKKAPKKQTGSDKVEASTPEVKKEEATTPPPASTSEQEPEEEEPSTPAPSTENEQPSDSGEQESDEEAR; encoded by the coding sequence ATGAAAACTTTTCGAGCTATATCGTTCCCATCATTGGTACTGGGAGTTTTAGGATTCCTAGTTGCCTGTGGTTCGGAACTACCCGTAAAAGAATTGGCGGAGGCAAAAACCGCTATCACGCGCGCTAAAGAAGCAGGCGCAGAAAGATACGCTTCCGGAGAATTCGAAGAAGCTCGTAAAAGTCTTTTGACTGCTCACGAAAAAGCTTCTAACGAAGACCTGGGCGAGACCAAAAAAAGCGCTGAATACGCAAAAAGTAAAGCGTATGATGCATTAGAGAAATCTTATCCTCAATTGACCGAGGAGTCCAAGACACAGGCTAACACTTCTATCAACGAAGCGGATGAGGCTTATGCTTCTCAACTCGCTGCAGAACCTTATAATAATGCAGTTGAGCTGAAAAAAGAAGGGGACACACTAAGAGATAATGCGGACCGCACTTTAGAATCCTATCCTAAGGAATCTGGAGACGACGCAAAACTTAAGACCCGTCTGGCTGCTTTCGATCAGTACGAACAAAGTAATAAAAAATATCTGGAGTCCAAAAAGGCGGCAACTGATGCCAAGTCTTTGGCTCTTTCCCAAAAACAACAATTGATCGATTCTCTTGCAGATATCGAAAAAAATCTGGATGATGCGGACAGATATGCGGGTGGACAAGACCCTGAAGTAGCTGGGACAAGAGAACGTTTGAACGCTGCTAAGGCAAAAATCGACGAAGGAAAGATCAAAGAAGGTTATTCCGAAGTTGATGATATCCGCAAAAAATCAGCAGAACTCGTAGCAAAAAATATCCAGTCTTATGCACTCAAGAAAAAGGCAGAAGCAAAGGATTCTATCGGAAAAGCTAAAGATAAACTATCTACGATAGACCAATCCAAACTGAAATCCAGCAAGGATCTCCAAACTTCTTACCAAAGAGCTGACGAGAACCTAAAAGCGGCGGATGAGTCTTTGGCTTCCGCAGAAGAGTTATATTCTTCCGAAAAATATGAAGATTCTATCGGTAGATCCGAAGAAGCGATCAGACTTTCTCGCATCGTAGTAGATCAGTCTGACGATATCGCAGAAAGATTACGCACTGGATCTTCCGTTGCAGGTCGCAAAGGTGATGGAGGAGATTCTACTTCCTCTACCAAAAAAGGAGAAGATACATCTACTTCTTCTTCCGGAGAACTTCCTGAAGGTTGGAAAAAATACGTAGTTCGTAAGAAAATCCCTGCAGATTGCCTCTGGAGAATTTCCGCTTACAAACAACATTACGGTACTTCTAAACTTTGGAAACGTATCTACGATGCGAACCGCAACAAGATCAAAAATCCAAACTTGATCTATCCTAAACAAGTATTGCTAATTCCACCTGCTAAAGGATCCACTAAGTTTGATCCTAAAAAAGCTCCTAAAAAGCAGACTGGAAGCGACAAAGTAGAAGCATCTACTCCAGAAGTGAAGAAGGAAGAGGCTACAACACCTCCTCCAGCTTCAACTTCTGAGCAAGAACCGGAAGAAGAAGAGCCTTCAACTCCGGCACCTTCTACAGAAAATGAGCAACCTTCTGATTCGGGTGAACAAGAAAGCGACGAAGAAGCTCGTTAA
- a CDS encoding M23 family metallopeptidase, whose translation MGKNFLKLFPQIPLRFGLVFLLAFLPGGESKAGETGSKVSAISPNLKTNPGVQKNVWDDLTPEVLADLGNLGFPMEMETPISGSYAEYRVHHLHMGCDFKTFHTNGISAISPFQGYVESIGQSTKGYGSNIILKSSGSNLKAKFAHLLDFKGFRKDLDLLREALALLSGGEFQVKLSPGSYLLPKGENVARLGESGTGVSHLHFELHLPNGTLNPLPYLPLRGKDRYSPELLLLYVDSEDGVQARLTLEKKGEGKFALPGNQKLNLAGGVRFRLGAYDLMTSRNKNNLFFAGIYKDDAPLYERSFRGMSYEEARIHHDIFDSNRSSLNPPVYVYNLFPAKGPSIDLRNFETGSIVKLTLRASDHAGNHSILPLEIEVGTVNSKKPSITKTEFTSADGILKIKTPPKTTYGQGSLLFKKIEKPEEDLKLPEGLKSKAAIYELESSDLSWVGEAELTWRGAALGKKDGIYIYDKASKKWSALKQKGQVGLLTKLGALAILTDDAKPAVNYPYLITRNRRIKGQEEEGIEERLYTVSDTGSGYAGGAEVLLEGEVYPSEFDADRKMLIVKFPKSFAAWKKYMLLQIRIKDRAGNSSDWFTDLVRF comes from the coding sequence ATGGGAAAAAATTTCCTAAAACTTTTTCCACAAATCCCTCTTCGATTCGGACTAGTATTTCTTTTGGCATTTCTGCCTGGGGGAGAAAGTAAAGCAGGCGAGACCGGTTCCAAAGTCTCTGCAATTTCTCCCAATCTGAAAACAAACCCTGGCGTTCAAAAAAATGTTTGGGATGATCTCACACCTGAAGTTCTAGCAGATTTGGGAAATCTGGGTTTTCCGATGGAAATGGAAACTCCTATCTCGGGTTCTTATGCAGAATATAGAGTGCATCATCTTCATATGGGCTGCGATTTTAAGACATTTCATACGAATGGGATCTCTGCCATTTCTCCTTTCCAAGGATATGTAGAATCGATCGGCCAATCCACAAAGGGATACGGCTCTAATATTATTTTAAAATCTTCCGGCTCCAACTTAAAAGCAAAGTTTGCTCACCTACTCGATTTCAAAGGATTCAGAAAGGATTTAGACCTACTAAGAGAAGCATTGGCGCTACTCAGTGGTGGAGAATTTCAGGTAAAACTTTCCCCAGGTTCTTACCTTCTACCTAAAGGAGAAAATGTAGCAAGGCTCGGAGAATCCGGAACAGGAGTCAGCCATCTTCATTTTGAATTACATTTACCTAATGGAACCTTAAACCCTCTCCCCTATTTACCTTTGAGAGGAAAAGACAGATATTCTCCCGAACTTTTGTTATTGTACGTGGACTCTGAAGACGGGGTCCAGGCCAGATTAACTTTGGAAAAAAAGGGAGAAGGTAAATTTGCACTTCCAGGGAACCAAAAACTGAATCTTGCCGGAGGTGTCCGTTTTAGATTGGGAGCCTACGACCTAATGACTTCTCGGAACAAAAACAATTTATTCTTTGCAGGGATCTATAAGGACGACGCTCCTTTATACGAAAGATCTTTTAGAGGAATGAGTTATGAAGAAGCAAGGATCCACCACGATATATTCGACTCGAATCGTTCTTCTTTAAATCCTCCTGTTTACGTTTATAATCTATTCCCTGCAAAAGGGCCAAGCATAGATCTTAGGAATTTCGAAACAGGTAGCATTGTCAAACTCACTCTCAGAGCATCCGATCATGCCGGAAATCATTCCATTCTTCCCTTAGAAATAGAAGTTGGAACCGTAAATTCCAAAAAACCATCTATTACAAAAACTGAATTCACTTCCGCAGATGGAATTTTAAAGATCAAAACTCCCCCGAAGACGACTTACGGCCAAGGATCTTTGCTTTTCAAAAAAATAGAAAAACCAGAAGAAGATCTAAAACTTCCGGAAGGACTCAAATCAAAGGCTGCCATTTACGAATTAGAATCTTCTGATCTTTCTTGGGTGGGAGAAGCGGAGCTTACGTGGAGAGGTGCTGCCCTTGGTAAAAAAGACGGGATCTATATCTACGATAAAGCTTCTAAAAAATGGTCGGCATTAAAACAAAAAGGCCAGGTCGGTTTACTCACTAAACTTGGAGCATTGGCGATCCTTACTGACGATGCAAAGCCCGCAGTCAATTATCCATATCTGATCACAAGAAACAGAAGGATCAAGGGCCAGGAAGAAGAAGGTATCGAAGAAAGATTATATACCGTCTCGGATACAGGCTCCGGTTACGCAGGCGGCGCAGAAGTTTTACTGGAAGGAGAAGTTTATCCTAGCGAATTCGATGCGGATCGTAAGATGTTGATCGTCAAATTCCCAAAAAGTTTCGCCGCTTGGAAAAAGTATATGCTACTACAAATCCGGATCAAAGACAGAGCGGGTAACTCTTCTGATTGGTTTACTGATCTGGTGCGGTTTTAA
- a CDS encoding extracellular solute-binding protein — MNVALRNSKFLKICYFTLLLSVITFALNGCKEKEEVQISVATEDLPWEGDPNSIPEALRKPNPSTSPNAKRGGIFRIYSHQYPKSLNWYLENFSTTAEIFTQMFEPLLERHPITLEPLPKLASSWKISSDKKTFTFNLDKNARWSDGKPITAKDVLFTYEIIMNKKNNTALHRIDLSRFEAPKLVNEYEVEFTQKEIHWKNFEFIAYDFFILPEHYYNGKDFNKENFEFPVTSGPYELQSAKKGIYVKMKRRNDYWMRAYPFYRGTDNFDTLIFKVFNDDAVAFQAFKKGDIDLYPVYKAATWVQDTTGEPFDKNYIVKQKIYNDKKSGFQGWAFNMRRKPFDDVRIRKAIAHLVNRKLMVDKLAFGEYQLTDSYYGSVWEEGQLPNPAIDYDPEAAKKLFAEAGWKPNAKGFLEKDGQQFVIHILERDRSVEKYFTLFMERVKELGIQVTIESTDLANWSERMDKYDFDVTWAAWGAGSSFPDPEHHWDSKYANENGQNNYNGFKNPEVDKLIEQQKTEFDIKKRTEILKKIDKILTKEVPYVLLWGIKSTRVLYWNRFGTPENPLSRYSGEGAAKSLWWIDAEKDKALENSKKNKTALPTYKRDLYYHSK, encoded by the coding sequence TTGAACGTTGCTCTAAGAAATTCCAAATTCCTGAAAATTTGCTATTTTACACTTTTATTATCCGTAATCACGTTTGCATTGAACGGCTGTAAAGAAAAGGAAGAAGTCCAAATTTCCGTGGCGACTGAAGATCTTCCTTGGGAAGGGGATCCGAATAGTATTCCGGAAGCGTTAAGAAAACCGAATCCTTCTACTTCTCCTAACGCAAAAAGGGGAGGGATCTTCAGGATTTATAGCCACCAATACCCTAAATCCTTGAATTGGTATTTGGAAAATTTCTCCACCACTGCCGAGATTTTTACTCAGATGTTCGAGCCACTTCTGGAAAGACATCCTATAACGTTAGAGCCTCTTCCTAAACTTGCTTCTTCTTGGAAGATATCTTCGGATAAAAAAACGTTTACATTCAATTTGGATAAAAACGCCAGGTGGAGCGACGGAAAACCTATTACTGCTAAAGACGTATTATTCACTTATGAAATCATCATGAATAAGAAGAATAATACTGCACTTCATAGGATCGATCTTTCCCGTTTTGAAGCTCCAAAATTAGTTAATGAATACGAAGTGGAATTCACTCAAAAAGAGATCCACTGGAAGAACTTTGAATTTATCGCATACGACTTCTTTATTTTGCCTGAACATTATTATAATGGAAAGGATTTTAATAAGGAGAATTTCGAGTTCCCTGTGACCTCCGGGCCTTATGAATTGCAATCCGCCAAAAAAGGGATCTACGTGAAAATGAAACGTAGGAACGATTATTGGATGAGAGCGTATCCTTTTTACAGAGGAACGGACAATTTCGATACCCTCATCTTTAAAGTATTTAACGACGATGCAGTCGCGTTCCAAGCATTCAAAAAAGGTGATATAGATCTGTATCCTGTATATAAGGCGGCGACCTGGGTCCAGGATACTACCGGAGAACCTTTCGATAAGAATTATATAGTAAAACAAAAGATCTATAACGATAAAAAGTCAGGCTTCCAGGGCTGGGCGTTCAATATGAGAAGAAAACCTTTCGACGATGTACGTATCAGGAAGGCAATCGCTCATTTAGTGAACAGAAAGCTCATGGTGGATAAACTTGCATTCGGGGAATACCAACTCACTGATTCTTATTACGGTTCCGTATGGGAAGAAGGACAATTACCGAATCCTGCGATCGATTACGATCCTGAAGCGGCTAAAAAACTTTTTGCTGAAGCCGGATGGAAACCGAATGCAAAAGGATTCCTGGAAAAAGACGGACAACAGTTTGTGATCCATATCCTGGAAAGGGATAGAAGTGTTGAAAAATATTTCACTCTATTTATGGAAAGAGTAAAGGAGTTGGGAATCCAAGTCACGATTGAAAGCACGGATCTTGCTAACTGGTCCGAAAGAATGGATAAGTATGATTTTGATGTTACCTGGGCTGCTTGGGGAGCAGGAAGTTCTTTCCCAGATCCGGAGCATCATTGGGATTCCAAATACGCTAACGAAAACGGACAGAACAATTATAACGGTTTTAAAAATCCGGAAGTAGACAAACTCATAGAGCAGCAAAAAACGGAATTCGATATTAAAAAAAGAACGGAAATCCTAAAGAAGATAGATAAGATCTTAACGAAAGAGGTTCCATACGTTCTTCTTTGGGGAATTAAATCCACAAGAGTCCTTTATTGGAATAGATTCGGAACCCCTGAAAATCCCCTCTCCAGATATTCAGGAGAAGGTGCGGCCAAATCTTTATGGTGGATCGACGCAGAAAAAGACAAGGCCTTGGAAAATTCTAAGAAGAATAAGACGGCTCTTCCTACTTACAAAAGAGACTTGTACTACCATTCCAAATAA
- the lptE gene encoding LPS assembly lipoprotein LptE encodes MRLLLPIFLVFCLSSCTYLTREPGNPPKIDGIPIPDSKRTVYVQNFRNNSYGIAMHTALSDLVKQEINYRGRFIQTREKSQAAYRIYGEISHYQQVGALLDQGGQQLSKEMFVVCKVELQKAGGEKIPLERTEIPARIIYSDQVGFMETEGQAQTRLLKILAVRIAEEMERAWYYSIAGKIEGEEE; translated from the coding sequence ATGAGGCTACTCCTTCCGATTTTTCTGGTATTTTGTCTAAGTTCTTGTACCTATCTTACTCGGGAGCCTGGCAATCCTCCTAAAATCGACGGGATCCCTATCCCAGATTCGAAACGTACCGTGTATGTGCAGAATTTTCGGAACAATTCCTATGGGATCGCAATGCATACCGCTCTCTCCGACTTAGTCAAACAAGAGATCAATTATCGGGGAAGGTTTATCCAAACCAGGGAGAAGTCCCAAGCCGCATATCGTATCTATGGAGAGATCAGTCATTATCAACAGGTAGGAGCTCTTTTAGATCAAGGCGGCCAACAGTTGAGTAAAGAGATGTTCGTCGTCTGTAAGGTAGAGCTCCAAAAAGCAGGCGGTGAAAAAATCCCCTTAGAAAGAACGGAGATCCCTGCTAGGATCATCTATTCCGACCAAGTTGGTTTTATGGAAACAGAGGGTCAGGCCCAGACCAGATTACTCAAAATTCTTGCAGTCCGTATCGCGGAAGAAATGGAAAGAGCCTGGTACTATTCTATAGCGGGCAAGATAGAAGGTGAGGAAGAGTAA
- the nadC gene encoding carboxylating nicotinate-nucleotide diphosphorylase, giving the protein MKRAYTKPISETSAADYFPLAKMAWDEDCPDQDITSVSLFSPDQKAIAYLNAREEGILCGSGVSTVLSELSDGDLQFQFFFKDGEKFVKGDKIAEIQGSLLSMLRVERILLNFLQYLSGISTSTRKIVDQYGSKGIMILDTRKTLPGYRKLAKYAVYCGGGSNHRLDLSEMAMIKDNHLALFGSAKIPVGKIRSNFPGRMVELEIDSLDQLEDALEAEPDVLMLDNFNISDTRKAFHRAKEKNPKILIECSGGITPEKLEALSEFPGVGVSMGYLTHTTRFLDLGLDIRT; this is encoded by the coding sequence GTGAAGAGGGCTTATACTAAGCCTATATCAGAGACGAGCGCAGCGGATTATTTTCCACTGGCTAAAATGGCATGGGACGAGGATTGTCCTGACCAAGATATAACGTCTGTTTCCTTATTCTCTCCAGATCAAAAGGCGATCGCATACTTGAACGCAAGGGAAGAAGGGATTCTTTGCGGTAGCGGTGTTTCTACTGTTCTTTCTGAACTTTCTGACGGAGATTTGCAGTTTCAATTCTTCTTTAAAGATGGAGAAAAATTCGTCAAAGGAGACAAGATCGCAGAGATCCAGGGCAGCCTTCTCTCCATGTTGCGTGTAGAAAGAATCCTTCTAAACTTCTTACAATATCTTTCCGGTATTTCTACATCGACTAGAAAGATCGTGGATCAGTACGGGTCTAAGGGTATAATGATCTTGGATACCAGAAAGACACTCCCGGGATACAGGAAACTTGCAAAGTATGCGGTGTACTGTGGAGGAGGTTCTAACCATAGATTGGATCTTTCTGAAATGGCGATGATTAAAGACAATCATTTGGCTTTATTCGGATCCGCAAAGATCCCGGTTGGAAAGATCAGATCCAATTTTCCAGGAAGAATGGTGGAATTGGAAATCGATTCTTTGGATCAACTGGAAGATGCTCTCGAAGCTGAGCCAGACGTTTTAATGTTAGATAATTTTAATATATCCGATACGCGCAAAGCCTTCCACAGAGCTAAAGAAAAAAATCCTAAGATCCTGATCGAATGTTCTGGAGGGATCACTCCGGAAAAACTGGAAGCATTATCCGAATTTCCCGGAGTAGGAGTGAGCATGGGATACCTGACTCATACTACCAGATTTTTGGATCTTGGTTTGGACATAAGGACCTAA